A window of Clostridia bacterium contains these coding sequences:
- a CDS encoding S8 family peptidase, with amino-acid sequence MKKGRIFLGVLLLIVVITAWNIFWGHKNFYMSKNLVNLDTLKTKQIIPWGIKSIKASTLWSKATGKGVKVAIMDSGIDFKHPDFGKNIKEGYNAIDPMQLPKDNLGHGTLVSGVIAAQNNEFGIVGIAPDVELYPIKVLDNFGEGEISAIANGVEWCIKNKIQIINMSFAIPKDTPLLRNTITKAVDAGIIVVASANNSYCGEAGYPASYIKVISVTAVDNRFRICKTAPRGKIDFSAPGVGIVSTSSNGGYEELLGTSLAAPHITGLIALILQDPQKFGLSENNVNLPDDIYNILKSLSKDLGEKGKDRIFGEGFVAL; translated from the coding sequence ATGAAAAAGGGCAGGATTTTTTTAGGGGTGTTGCTATTAATCGTAGTAATAACCGCATGGAATATATTTTGGGGGCATAAGAATTTTTACATGTCAAAAAACTTAGTAAATTTAGACACTCTAAAAACTAAACAAATAATTCCCTGGGGTATTAAGAGTATAAAAGCTTCTACTCTTTGGTCAAAGGCTACTGGAAAGGGTGTAAAAGTTGCTATTATGGATAGTGGCATTGATTTCAAGCACCCCGATTTTGGTAAAAATATCAAGGAAGGATACAATGCAATAGATCCCATGCAACTGCCTAAAGACAATTTGGGACATGGAACACTAGTAAGTGGAGTTATTGCAGCACAAAATAACGAGTTTGGCATTGTAGGTATTGCACCAGACGTTGAATTGTATCCCATAAAAGTCCTTGATAATTTCGGAGAAGGAGAAATTTCTGCTATTGCAAACGGTGTTGAATGGTGTATTAAGAACAAGATACAAATAATCAATATGAGTTTTGCGATTCCAAAAGATACTCCACTATTACGAAATACTATAACTAAGGCAGTTGATGCCGGAATTATAGTTGTTGCTTCGGCAAACAACTCGTATTGTGGTGAAGCTGGATACCCTGCTTCGTATATCAAGGTAATTTCTGTAACAGCAGTAGATAATAGGTTTAGAATTTGTAAGACTGCACCAAGAGGTAAGATTGACTTTTCTGCACCTGGTGTTGGTATTGTTTCAACCTCAAGTAATGGAGGATATGAGGAATTGCTAGGAACTTCACTTGCTGCCCCTCACATTACTGGATTAATAGCTTTAATACTTCAAGACCCTCAAAAGTTTGGTTTGTCTGAAAATAATGTGAATTTGCCAGATGATATTTACAACATTCTTAAAAGCTTATCTAAGGACTTAGGAGAAAAAGGCAAAGATAGAATTTTTGGGGAAGGATTTGTTGCGTTATAA
- a CDS encoding cyclic lactone autoinducer peptide codes for MKKLCSVIGTLLTFIALISSSSASVWIFYQPKTPRSLLKS; via the coding sequence ATGAAAAAATTATGTTCTGTCATAGGTACTTTACTCACATTTATTGCTTTAATTTCCTCAAGCTCGGCAAGTGTTTGGATTTTCTATCAACCTAAGACACCTAGGAGTCTACTAAAATCTTAA
- a CDS encoding recombinase family protein, translating to MIYGYMRISTQKEKQTTDRQRITLQQYAETNGFSFTDIKEERISGTVKAENREVYSDLKNKTLRRDDILVITDLDRLGRNADDVIAELKDLKLKGIRVIALDIPYMNEYKKAQNSSIYDMVVDIVITLKAHMSQQEREKTVARINQGLDAARAKGIKLGRKPVELPENFIKEYRKFKDGKYGDMTATGFAKMLGIGRATLYKYINILESEQE from the coding sequence ATGATATACGGATACATGAGAATAAGTACCCAGAAGGAAAAACAAACAACAGATAGGCAGAGAATAACACTACAGCAGTATGCTGAAACAAACGGATTTAGTTTCACTGATATAAAGGAAGAGAGAATAAGCGGTACAGTTAAGGCAGAGAACAGAGAAGTATATAGTGACCTTAAAAACAAGACTTTAAGGCGAGATGATATATTAGTAATTACAGACCTTGACAGGCTAGGCAGGAATGCAGATGATGTGATTGCAGAACTAAAAGACTTAAAGCTAAAAGGCATAAGAGTAATTGCCCTTGATATTCCATATATGAACGAATACAAGAAGGCACAGAACAGCAGTATATATGATATGGTAGTTGATATAGTAATAACCTTAAAAGCTCATATGAGCCAGCAGGAGAGGGAGAAAACAGTAGCAAGGATAAATCAGGGACTGGATGCAGCAAGAGCCAAGGGGATTAAGTTAGGCAGGAAACCAGTGGAATTGCCAGAGAACTTCATTAAGGAATATAGGAAATTTAAAGATGGAAAGTACGGAGATATGACAGCAACAGGATTTGCAAAGATGTTAGGGATAGGTAGAGCTACACTATACAAGTACATAAATATATTAGAGTCAGAGCAGGAATAA
- a CDS encoding recombinase family protein yields MNVVGYCRLSRDDDAENMSIDEQKRIILNYASDNGLVISRIYIDDNCSGFTVDNDNTSLFDRPEYNEMMEAVKVRKINTIIVKDLSRLGRKMNSLLTAIEIMEKYDCKLIDASKRQEVSTNDDYTGIEAWFYDKYVKDISKKVRQSFFNKQREGRLIMGNYFGYVKQDKTTLVVDETIRPCIELVYRLYIEGNGYYKIASYLNENTNYPTPSLYYARKHSDNGRVYKHKVTERWEGYHIQNILENDVYTGLLRTHKKQTKSIRGYVKKLPESEHFTFEDHHEAIISKADWELVQEIRKNRDKNDYKGSAKNDYVFRGFTVCGECNYHAGAYMLKRKVKVPAYNCSQFTRYGTKGCGNKETKEEDLLNQFKAFLMDTRNAYSDYLSSIDFNNKIKDNPKIIKKLQKELERLEQELKVLINQKIQAIVKEADEYKQIVSDTYNKLEDEKKQRILELKNQIMELEKQTSKEAENTVKSAISVMDEIITSDRPSRKLLEMILDKVILHKDRIIEFKLKVDIGDIY; encoded by the coding sequence ATGAATGTTGTTGGCTACTGTAGATTGAGTAGAGATGATGATGCAGAAAATATGAGTATAGACGAACAGAAGAGAATCATATTAAATTATGCTTCTGACAATGGACTAGTTATTAGTAGAATATATATTGATGATAATTGTAGCGGCTTTACAGTTGATAATGATAATACTTCATTATTTGATAGACCTGAATATAACGAAATGATGGAAGCGGTTAAGGTAAGAAAAATAAATACTATCATCGTTAAGGATTTATCAAGACTTGGAAGAAAAATGAATAGCCTATTGACTGCAATTGAGATAATGGAGAAGTATGATTGTAAGTTAATAGATGCAAGTAAGAGACAGGAAGTTTCTACTAACGATGATTATACTGGTATTGAAGCGTGGTTTTATGATAAATATGTTAAGGATATTAGTAAAAAAGTAAGGCAGTCTTTTTTTAATAAGCAAAGAGAAGGACGCTTAATTATGGGAAACTATTTTGGTTATGTTAAGCAGGACAAAACTACTCTAGTAGTTGATGAAACAATCCGACCTTGCATAGAATTGGTTTATCGCTTATATATAGAAGGAAATGGATATTATAAAATCGCTTCATACCTGAATGAAAATACAAATTACCCTACACCAAGCCTATATTATGCAAGAAAGCATTCTGATAACGGTAGAGTGTACAAGCATAAAGTAACGGAGCGATGGGAGGGGTATCACATTCAAAATATTCTTGAAAATGATGTATATACAGGATTGTTAAGAACTCATAAAAAGCAGACTAAAAGCATTAGAGGGTATGTAAAAAAACTTCCTGAGTCAGAGCATTTTACCTTTGAAGATCATCATGAAGCTATAATAAGCAAAGCGGATTGGGAGTTAGTTCAGGAGATTAGAAAAAATAGAGATAAAAATGATTACAAAGGCAGTGCCAAGAATGATTATGTTTTTAGAGGATTTACTGTATGCGGTGAATGTAATTATCATGCAGGAGCTTATATGCTGAAACGCAAAGTAAAAGTACCTGCATATAATTGCAGCCAGTTTACTAGGTATGGAACTAAAGGCTGTGGGAATAAAGAAACTAAAGAAGAGGACTTGCTAAACCAGTTTAAAGCCTTTTTAATGGATACTAGAAATGCCTATAGTGATTACTTATCGAGTATTGATTTTAACAATAAGATAAAAGACAATCCAAAGATAATTAAGAAGCTTCAAAAGGAATTGGAGAGGCTAGAGCAGGAATTGAAAGTATTAATTAATCAAAAGATACAAGCAATAGTTAAGGAAGCGGATGAATATAAACAAATAGTATCTGATACATATAACAAACTTGAAGATGAAAAGAAACAACGGATATTGGAATTAAAAAATCAAATTATGGAGCTAGAAAAACAAACAAGCAAGGAAGCTGAGAATACTGTTAAATCTGCAATTAGTGTAATGGATGAAATAATTACTAGCGACAGACCTAGCCGGAAGCTACTAGAAATGATACTGGATAAGGTAATATTACATAAGGATAGAATTATTGAATTTAAACTAAAAGTTGATATAGGTGATATCTACTAG
- a CDS encoding redoxin domain-containing protein — protein sequence MAFATYNPYFVQRNVQLIGLSIDSVYSHLAWVYNIYRNTGIEIPFPVIADLDMKVATLYGMISPAVSNTSTIRNVFIIDDKQVIRAILQYPQSTGRYIPEIIRIIDSLQTVDREKAVTPANWLPGSPVIVPPPQTYEQLKERVQNPQGYQCVDWYLCFKPGGCGQIKSK from the coding sequence ATTGCCTTTGCCACATACAATCCTTATTTTGTACAGAGAAATGTCCAGTTGATAGGTTTGAGCATAGACAGCGTATATTCACATCTTGCATGGGTTTACAATATTTACAGGAATACAGGAATAGAGATACCGTTTCCCGTTATTGCGGATTTGGATATGAAGGTAGCTACTCTCTATGGAATGATTTCTCCCGCAGTCAGTAATACCTCTACTATAAGGAATGTATTCATAATAGATGATAAGCAGGTTATAAGAGCTATACTGCAGTATCCCCAGAGCACCGGTAGGTACATACCTGAGATAATAAGAATAATAGATTCTTTGCAGACTGTAGACAGAGAAAAGGCTGTTACCCCGGCAAACTGGCTCCCGGGTTCACCTGTAATTGTGCCACCTCCACAGACATATGAGCAGCTGAAGGAGAGGGTTCAGAATCCGCAAGGCTATCAGTGTGTAGATTGGTATTTGTGCTTTAAGCCAGGTGGGTGTGGGCAGATAAAAAGTAAATGA
- the cysK gene encoding cysteine synthase A — translation MTRVVRDLTELIGNTPMVELANFSSSMGLQTAIMAKLEYFNPGGSVKDRIGYAMLKDAEENGRISKDSVIIEPTSGNTGIGLAFVAAAKGYRLILTMPDSMSLERRNLLKALGAELVLTPGAEGMRGAVKKAEELAAELPNSFIPQQFENPSNPEIHRKTTAEEIWRDTDGEIDIFIAGVGTGGTLTGVGEVLKQRKPDIKIVAVEPFDSPVLSGGNHSPYNRIQGIGAGFIPKVLNMEIVDEIIKVRNDDAFDVCRRVAKKEGLLVGISSGAALCAAFELAKRSENREKKIVALLPDGGERYLSTPLFQDS, via the coding sequence TTGACAAGAGTTGTGAGGGACTTGACAGAATTAATAGGAAACACCCCAATGGTGGAACTTGCCAACTTTAGCAGCAGTATGGGTTTGCAGACCGCTATTATGGCTAAACTTGAATACTTTAATCCTGGCGGAAGCGTAAAGGATCGTATAGGATATGCAATGCTAAAAGATGCTGAGGAAAACGGTAGAATAAGCAAGGATTCTGTAATAATAGAACCGACTAGCGGCAATACTGGTATTGGTCTTGCTTTTGTAGCTGCTGCAAAAGGGTATAGGCTAATACTTACGATGCCTGACTCGATGAGTTTGGAAAGAAGGAATCTTCTTAAAGCATTAGGGGCTGAGTTGGTATTGACTCCTGGAGCTGAGGGAATGAGAGGTGCTGTTAAAAAGGCGGAGGAGCTTGCAGCTGAATTGCCAAATTCTTTTATTCCCCAACAGTTTGAAAACCCATCAAACCCAGAAATTCACAGGAAAACAACTGCTGAGGAAATATGGAGAGATACTGATGGGGAAATTGACATTTTTATAGCAGGGGTCGGCACTGGGGGTACTTTGACTGGGGTCGGCGAAGTGCTGAAACAAAGAAAACCCGACATAAAGATAGTAGCTGTTGAACCTTTTGATTCTCCTGTTCTTTCAGGGGGGAATCACAGCCCATATAACAGAATTCAAGGTATAGGAGCAGGGTTTATTCCTAAGGTACTAAACATGGAAATAGTCGATGAAATAATCAAGGTTAGGAATGATGATGCATTTGATGTATGCCGAAGAGTAGCAAAGAAGGAAGGATTACTTGTGGGAATCTCTTCAGGGGCTGCTCTTTGTGCTGCTTTTGAGTTAGCAAAAAGATCTGAGAACAGGGAGAAAAAGATAGTAGCCTTACTACCTGACGGAGGAGAACGGTATTTGTCTACACCCTTATTTCAGGATAGTTAG
- a CDS encoding zinc-ribbon domain-containing protein, with the protein MADKTLVCKDCGAEFIFTEGEQAFYKEKGFENEPQRCNDCRKARKQQRRPSNGFGGGNRNFGGNRGFGARY; encoded by the coding sequence ATGGCTGACAAAACATTAGTATGTAAAGATTGTGGAGCTGAATTCATTTTCACAGAAGGCGAGCAGGCTTTCTACAAAGAAAAAGGATTTGAAAATGAACCACAAAGATGTAACGATTGCAGAAAAGCAAGAAAACAACAGAGAAGACCAAGCAATGGTTTCGGTGGTGGAAATAGAAACTTCGGTGGTAACAGAGGTTTTGGTGCTAGATACTAA